A window of the Xiashengella succiniciproducens genome harbors these coding sequences:
- a CDS encoding aldose epimerase family protein, whose translation MKKKSLLTFAAAAILFAGLAVSCNNTPKEPEGIVKESFGTLSTGEAIDIYTLTSTTGIKVKIMTYGATIVSLEVPGKDGLLTDVTLGFDNLADYEQNRVFFGATIGRFGNRIAQGQFTLDSVTYNLATNDGSNHLHGGVKGFDRVVWNAEAINDSAFQALKLTYLSADGEEGYPGNLEVTVTYTLKGDELSIDYEATTDKATPVNLTNHSFYNLAGEGTILDHELYINAPAYTPVDMTLIPTGELVPVEGTPFDFNVATTVGARIEEVRGGYDHNYVLAEGEGMKLAAKLKDPKSGRWMEIYTTEPGIQFYSGNFLNGRQKRGERVYHQHTGLCLETQHFPDSPNKPEFPSTILRPGEKYQSTTVMKFGLE comes from the coding sequence ATGAAAAAGAAGTCATTACTGACATTTGCTGCTGCTGCAATTCTTTTTGCCGGCCTTGCAGTAAGTTGTAACAACACACCAAAGGAACCAGAGGGAATCGTTAAGGAATCCTTTGGTACACTTTCCACTGGCGAGGCAATCGACATCTACACTCTGACCAGTACTACAGGTATTAAGGTTAAGATTATGACCTATGGTGCTACTATAGTGTCCTTGGAAGTACCAGGCAAGGATGGTCTCCTTACCGATGTAACTCTTGGCTTTGATAATTTGGCTGATTATGAGCAAAACAGGGTTTTCTTTGGTGCTACAATTGGTCGTTTTGGTAACCGTATAGCCCAGGGCCAGTTTACTCTTGACAGCGTTACTTACAATCTTGCTACAAATGATGGTAGTAACCATCTTCATGGTGGTGTAAAGGGTTTTGACAGGGTAGTATGGAATGCAGAAGCTATCAATGACTCAGCATTTCAAGCATTGAAGCTGACTTACCTGAGTGCTGACGGTGAGGAAGGTTATCCAGGTAATCTGGAGGTAACTGTTACTTATACTCTTAAGGGAGATGAACTTAGCATCGATTACGAAGCTACAACTGACAAGGCAACTCCGGTAAACCTTACAAATCACTCATTCTATAACCTGGCAGGAGAAGGTACAATACTTGATCACGAACTATACATCAATGCACCTGCTTACACTCCTGTTGACATGACTCTTATACCAACAGGCGAATTGGTACCGGTAGAAGGTACTCCATTCGATTTCAATGTTGCTACTACTGTTGGTGCCCGTATCGAAGAAGTTCGTGGTGGATATGACCACAACTATGTACTTGCAGAAGGTGAGGGCATGAAGCTTGCTGCAAAACTTAAGGATCCAAAGAGCGGACGCTGGATGGAAATCTATACTACCGAACCAGGTATTCAATTCTATTCAGGCAACTTCCTTAACGGAAGACAAAAACGTGGTGAGAGAGTTTACCATCAACACACAGGTCTTTGCCTTGAAACACAACATTTCCCGGATTCACCAAACAAGCCTGAGTTCCCATCAACTATCCTGAGACCAGGTGAAAAGTATCAATCTACAACCGTAATGAAGTTCGGTTTGGAATAA
- a CDS encoding DUF4492 domain-containing protein, translated as MVKFKDIVDFYIDGFSDLSDWSRALWIIILAKLFIMFVVLKLFFFQNEMKVRFDNDQDRANHVIEQITIP; from the coding sequence ATGGTTAAATTCAAGGACATAGTCGACTTCTATATCGACGGTTTTTCCGACTTGTCCGACTGGTCAAGGGCCCTGTGGATTATAATTCTGGCAAAGCTCTTTATTATGTTTGTTGTTCTCAAGTTGTTCTTTTTTCAGAATGAAATGAAGGTAAGGTTTGATAATGACCAGGACCGGGCCAATCATGTAATTGAACAAATAACAATACCCTAA
- a CDS encoding cytochrome ubiquinol oxidase subunit I, whose protein sequence is MFENIDFTLVNWSRAQFALTAMFHWIFVPLTIGITYILAFMETIYYRTGDPEWKRITKYWMKIFGINFAIGVATGIILEFEFGTNWSNYSWFVGDIFGAPLAIEGIMAFFMESTFIAIMFFGWDKVSKRFHLVSTWLTAFGASLSALWILVANSWMQNPVGTKFNPDMARNEMTNFWDVLLSPTAVNKFLHTITSGFVLAAIFVIGVSAWYLIKRRELLLAKRSIVVSASFGLLSSLILIATGDSSAKEIVKTQPMKFAAMESLYEGKEGAGLVAFGILKGKDLHKNLDEDSQAEFHIKIEVPSMLSILAYNDPNAYVAGIKDLIMGNEERGIMSYHEKIRRGYEAQQALVAYKKAQKEDPEGEEYKALRARFEDPEFNDDYMRYFGYGNYYDPDPEKLEANAFRMVPPISMTFYAFHIMVMLGGYFLLLFIVVLYLVFRNTLHTKKWLLWICVWTIPLAYVASQAGWIVAEVGRQPWVIQDLMPTMKAVTNIDAGAVMTTFFLFTVVFIGLFIAEVKIMLKQIKIGPKKKEE, encoded by the coding sequence ATGTTTGAAAATATTGACTTTACGCTGGTCAATTGGTCAAGGGCTCAGTTTGCCCTAACCGCCATGTTTCACTGGATCTTTGTTCCCCTCACCATTGGCATAACATACATATTGGCCTTTATGGAGACGATTTATTATCGTACCGGGGACCCGGAATGGAAGAGGATCACAAAATACTGGATGAAGATCTTTGGTATCAACTTTGCGATTGGAGTTGCTACCGGTATTATCCTTGAGTTTGAATTTGGTACCAACTGGAGTAACTATTCCTGGTTTGTCGGAGACATCTTCGGAGCTCCCCTGGCCATCGAAGGTATCATGGCCTTCTTTATGGAGAGTACCTTTATTGCAATTATGTTCTTTGGTTGGGATAAGGTAAGCAAGCGCTTTCACCTGGTTTCAACCTGGCTTACTGCCTTTGGAGCAAGTTTGTCAGCTCTCTGGATTCTTGTAGCCAACTCCTGGATGCAAAATCCCGTTGGCACAAAGTTCAATCCCGATATGGCTCGTAATGAGATGACCAACTTCTGGGATGTTCTGCTCTCTCCTACTGCTGTCAACAAGTTCCTGCATACGATAACTTCAGGTTTTGTACTTGCAGCTATCTTCGTCATCGGTGTCAGCGCCTGGTACCTTATCAAGAGGCGTGAGTTACTGCTGGCCAAGCGTAGTATAGTAGTATCAGCCAGTTTCGGTTTGCTAAGTTCCCTGATACTAATCGCAACAGGTGACAGTTCTGCCAAAGAAATTGTAAAGACCCAGCCTATGAAGTTTGCTGCCATGGAATCCCTTTATGAGGGCAAGGAAGGTGCCGGACTGGTAGCCTTCGGCATACTTAAAGGCAAGGATCTGCATAAGAATTTAGATGAGGATAGTCAGGCTGAGTTTCATATCAAGATAGAGGTTCCCTCTATGCTTTCTATTTTGGCCTATAACGATCCCAATGCATATGTGGCAGGTATTAAAGACCTGATCATGGGTAATGAAGAGCGAGGCATCATGTCTTACCATGAAAAGATCAGACGTGGCTATGAAGCTCAACAGGCTCTGGTAGCATATAAGAAAGCTCAGAAGGAAGATCCCGAAGGTGAAGAGTACAAGGCATTAAGGGCCAGGTTTGAGGATCCGGAATTTAATGACGATTATATGCGCTATTTCGGTTATGGTAATTATTATGACCCGGATCCCGAGAAGCTTGAAGCCAATGCCTTCAGGATGGTTCCCCCTATTTCTATGACTTTCTATGCCTTCCACATTATGGTAATGCTGGGCGGATACTTCCTCTTACTATTCATAGTTGTCTTATATCTGGTATTCAGGAACACCTTGCATACCAAGAAGTGGTTGCTGTGGATCTGTGTATGGACCATACCACTTGCCTATGTAGCATCTCAGGCAGGCTGGATAGTTGCAGAGGTGGGAAGGCAGCCATGGGTTATTCAGGATCTGATGCCGACCATGAAAGCCGTCACAAATATTGATGCTGGTGCAGTAATGACCACATTCTTCCTGTTTACCGTGGTATTCATCGGTCTATTTATAGCCGAGGTTAAAATTATGTTGAAGCAGATAAAAATAGGACCTAAAAAGAAAGAGGAGTAA
- a CDS encoding ligand-binding sensor domain-containing protein: MKHISSFVFLLTLFISSGLNIDLAYAKSIYKIEYLTIDQGLSQNTVNSILRDADGFMWFATGNGLNRYDGYSIVSFWKPDLPSSLVNALTESEGHLLWIGCSSGLTCLDRHTGKFTEIDLSAELGVRPHIAALTTDKEGRIWVGSLEHGLFLISRDHESGELQIRNFNMSNSQLSGNHVASFLEMNDGRMYIGTNHGICIADKAGRQIHQFARAELSNSLVLCMIESIEGDLWVGTFAGLWVIHQSTGKSELYVHNPNDPGSLSHNSVYDIRQDFRGTIYIGSLGGVDIFQPSTNSFTSLPYKDIDNFSLNSMFVRKILIDTDGNVWIGTEK, encoded by the coding sequence GTGAAACACATTTCAAGCTTTGTATTTCTGTTAACCCTGTTCATCTCCTCAGGATTGAACATAGACCTTGCTTACGCAAAATCAATCTACAAGATTGAATACCTGACTATTGACCAGGGTTTGTCCCAAAACACGGTAAACAGCATCCTCAGGGATGCTGATGGTTTTATGTGGTTTGCCACAGGCAACGGACTCAACCGTTATGATGGTTACAGCATTGTATCTTTCTGGAAACCAGATCTTCCATCCAGCCTGGTAAATGCCCTTACTGAGAGTGAAGGGCACTTGTTATGGATAGGCTGTTCCTCAGGCCTTACCTGCCTCGATCGCCATACTGGTAAGTTTACCGAAATAGACCTTTCTGCTGAACTTGGTGTCAGACCCCATATAGCTGCTCTTACTACCGACAAGGAGGGCCGAATATGGGTGGGAAGTCTTGAACATGGACTCTTTCTGATAAGCAGAGATCATGAAAGTGGAGAATTACAAATCCGTAATTTCAATATGTCCAACAGTCAGCTATCTGGTAACCATGTTGCCAGCTTCCTTGAAATGAATGACGGCAGGATGTATATAGGAACCAATCACGGTATTTGCATAGCTGATAAGGCTGGCAGACAGATTCATCAATTTGCCAGAGCCGAATTATCCAACTCCCTTGTGCTTTGCATGATTGAAAGTATTGAAGGAGACCTTTGGGTAGGCACTTTCGCTGGTCTTTGGGTAATTCACCAGTCAACAGGTAAGAGCGAGCTGTATGTACACAACCCCAATGATCCAGGTTCACTAAGCCACAACTCTGTATATGATATAAGACAGGACTTTCGGGGGACTATCTATATTGGTTCCCTGGGGGGAGTGGACATCTTTCAGCCTTCTACAAACTCCTTCACCTCCTTGCCCTACAAGGATATTGACAACTTCTCCCTCAACAGTATGTTTGTAAGAAAGATACTTATAGATACAGACGGAAATGTATGGATAGGAACTGAAAAATAA
- a CDS encoding arabinan endo-1,5-alpha-L-arabinosidase → MRISAFIPMPELLASVLLLVGCTTDSPTLTENPYKDDYSALTPVSNKSKWGAANAHDPSVIKTDSFYYVYSTDAYYIRNGIEFNDTGEKIGNIPIRRSADLVRWEFVGWALDSIPPEAVRHVHEQTGNRGADNIWAPYIYRHGDIYRLYYCVSSFGANTSYIGMAESASPEGPFTDKGMVVSTTIGSEMNAIDPSLVKDQVTGRLWMHYGSYFGGLYALEIDENTGFALHPGDQGHLVATREDRGTRIIEAPEIIYNPELKQYFLFVSYEPLFSFYNIRVGHSVNPDGPFYDWFGHDMADSTNNFPILTHSYMFENHPGWSGNGHCAILNDGGRYFVLHQGRLAPNNNMMLMHVREIKWLSSGWPVFSPERYAGLNQRAVKKKELYGTWEIIHLRDIPEPSPLWQGQVSPGGWTYSKEAFNVSRRVEFLRNGSIDGAGLNTWVYNGEYVELDGNECAVFTGWDWENECETILLSGILKDGTSIWAKKIAE, encoded by the coding sequence ATGAGAATTTCTGCTTTTATCCCTATGCCGGAGTTGCTAGCCTCGGTGTTGTTACTGGTCGGTTGTACAACAGACAGCCCCACGTTGACAGAGAATCCATATAAGGATGATTATTCAGCCCTTACACCTGTATCCAACAAGTCTAAATGGGGAGCGGCCAATGCGCATGACCCATCTGTTATAAAGACAGATAGTTTTTACTATGTCTATTCTACAGATGCTTACTATATAAGAAATGGGATTGAGTTTAATGACACAGGGGAAAAGATTGGAAACATACCTATCAGGAGGTCTGCTGACCTGGTTAGATGGGAGTTTGTAGGTTGGGCCCTGGATTCAATTCCCCCTGAGGCTGTCAGACATGTTCATGAACAGACAGGCAACCGGGGTGCAGACAATATCTGGGCTCCATATATCTACAGGCATGGGGATATTTACAGGTTGTATTACTGTGTTTCCAGTTTCGGGGCCAATACTTCATACATTGGTATGGCTGAATCTGCCTCGCCTGAGGGACCTTTTACTGACAAGGGGATGGTGGTTAGCACTACTATCGGAAGTGAAATGAATGCAATAGACCCCTCGCTAGTTAAGGATCAGGTAACAGGACGCTTGTGGATGCATTATGGTTCATACTTCGGCGGTTTGTATGCACTTGAAATTGATGAGAATACCGGATTTGCATTACATCCCGGCGATCAGGGGCATCTGGTTGCTACCAGGGAAGATAGAGGTACCCGTATTATTGAGGCTCCTGAGATTATTTACAACCCTGAGTTGAAGCAATACTTCCTGTTTGTATCATATGAGCCGCTGTTTAGCTTTTATAATATCAGGGTAGGTCACTCTGTTAATCCTGATGGTCCGTTTTACGACTGGTTTGGACATGATATGGCTGATAGTACCAACAATTTCCCTATTCTGACCCATTCTTATATGTTTGAAAATCATCCTGGGTGGTCGGGAAACGGTCATTGTGCTATACTAAATGATGGAGGAAGGTATTTTGTTTTGCATCAGGGACGACTCGCGCCCAACAATAATATGATGTTGATGCATGTAAGGGAAATCAAGTGGTTAAGCTCAGGATGGCCAGTTTTTTCACCTGAGAGATACGCCGGATTGAATCAGCGGGCAGTAAAGAAAAAGGAATTGTATGGAACCTGGGAGATAATACATCTAAGAGATATACCAGAACCTTCGCCTTTATGGCAGGGACAGGTAAGTCCCGGCGGATGGACATACAGCAAAGAAGCTTTTAACGTGTCACGGAGAGTTGAGTTTTTAAGGAATGGCAGCATTGATGGAGCAGGACTGAACACCTGGGTTTATAATGGTGAATATGTTGAACTTGACGGCAATGAGTGTGCTGTTTTTACAGGATGGGACTGGGAGAATGAGTGTGAGACAATACTGCTGTCGGGTATTCTGAAAGATGGAACTTCTATTTGGGCTAAGAAAATTGCTGAATAG
- a CDS encoding ATP-binding protein — protein MQHQAEILKEANENLKIKSKLIEGQKRELEAKNKEIMEQRDRLITLNKEIENINQNRMRFYTNITHEFRTPLTLIISPIDRLIREFHFPGQAFDMLNSIQRNARRLSLLIDQLLMFRNIETGNLKIRITNKDLKEFITEIFSAFDTIARQRRIDYTLEIHLPGGPYWYDYDKMEDIVYNLLSNAFKYTPEGGSIRLTIKEAPSRKGSRPSISISVADSGVGISDDQMERIFERFYRSANGTFAKGSGIGLSLTRELVEAMNGTIMVQNNSGKGSRFIVTLPFKKEDFEGAEVNEIPVHDFTEMSNKVQVVIDNLSDDDATFEHSTLSISETPVVLVVEDNKELALFIANSLSSQYTMLLAENGKAGYEMAKKHSPDLIISDVMMPELDGIEMCRLLKNNLYTSHIPIILLSAKAQVENQLEGLQSGADDYVPKPFNLELLKAKISNTIEARLRLRAMFTSQKELPRNLGNGQSLDDKFLSKLYEVLEASYTNPDFSVELFADAMFVSRSLLYKKLKALLDLSPNDFITVYRLKKSLPLLMSGEMSINEVAYTIGFNDPKYFSRVFKKFYKKTPSEYIVQQ, from the coding sequence ATGCAGCATCAGGCTGAGATACTTAAGGAAGCAAACGAAAATCTGAAGATAAAAAGTAAACTGATAGAAGGTCAAAAAAGAGAATTGGAGGCAAAGAACAAAGAGATAATGGAGCAGCGTGACAGGCTGATTACACTTAACAAGGAGATAGAGAACATCAACCAAAACAGGATGCGCTTCTATACAAATATAACCCACGAGTTTAGAACTCCATTAACTCTTATTATATCACCTATCGACAGACTTATCAGAGAGTTTCACTTCCCCGGACAGGCCTTCGACATGCTTAATTCAATACAGAGAAATGCCAGGCGACTGAGTCTGTTGATTGATCAGTTGCTCATGTTCAGAAATATTGAAACCGGCAACCTGAAAATCAGAATTACAAACAAAGATCTGAAGGAGTTCATAACGGAAATATTCTCAGCATTTGACACCATAGCAAGACAACGGAGGATAGATTACACCCTCGAGATCCATCTTCCGGGAGGACCATATTGGTACGATTATGACAAAATGGAGGATATTGTGTATAACCTGCTGTCTAACGCCTTCAAATACACACCCGAGGGAGGAAGTATTAGGCTTACAATAAAAGAAGCGCCGTCGCGGAAAGGAAGCAGACCATCAATTTCAATCTCAGTAGCCGACTCGGGAGTAGGTATCAGTGATGACCAAATGGAACGTATCTTCGAAAGGTTCTACCGCAGCGCCAACGGGACCTTTGCAAAAGGCTCAGGTATAGGCCTCTCGCTTACCAGAGAACTAGTAGAGGCAATGAACGGAACCATCATGGTACAAAACAACTCCGGCAAAGGAAGCCGTTTTATTGTTACCCTCCCCTTCAAAAAGGAAGATTTTGAAGGGGCTGAAGTCAACGAAATACCAGTACACGACTTCACAGAAATGAGCAATAAGGTACAGGTGGTTATTGACAACCTCAGTGATGATGATGCTACATTCGAGCACTCTACTTTGAGTATATCTGAAACTCCGGTGGTTCTCGTCGTTGAAGACAATAAAGAGCTGGCACTATTCATTGCCAACTCTCTTAGCAGCCAGTACACCATGCTGCTTGCCGAAAACGGCAAAGCAGGGTATGAGATGGCCAAAAAGCACTCTCCCGACCTTATTATTTCAGATGTGATGATGCCTGAACTGGATGGAATAGAAATGTGTCGCCTGCTAAAGAACAATCTCTATACCAGCCACATACCCATTATCCTTCTGTCAGCAAAGGCACAGGTGGAAAACCAGCTTGAAGGACTCCAAAGCGGAGCAGATGATTATGTCCCAAAACCATTCAATCTGGAACTGCTAAAGGCAAAGATCAGTAATACTATTGAAGCCAGACTCAGGCTCAGGGCCATGTTTACATCACAGAAAGAGTTACCCAGAAATCTGGGTAACGGTCAATCACTGGATGACAAATTCCTCTCCAAGCTATATGAGGTGTTGGAAGCTTCTTACACAAATCCCGACTTTAGTGTTGAGCTTTTTGCGGATGCAATGTTTGTAAGTCGTTCACTGCTGTACAAAAAGCTAAAAGCCCTACTGGATCTTTCTCCCAACGATTTCATCACAGTGTACAGACTTAAGAAATCACTCCCTCTGCTAATGTCGGGCGAGATGTCAATCAACGAGGTAGCCTATACTATTGGCTTCAACGACCCAAAGTATTTCAGCAGGGTATTCAAAAAATTTTACAAAAAGACCCCAAGCGAATATATTGTACAGCAATAG
- a CDS encoding arabinan endo-1,5-alpha-L-arabinosidase, with translation MKKRFVLILMGGLITFSLAGCKDDKDDPGKGKPHEGESEWTAPDYADDYSPISSWTHRSKWNLANVHDPSVAFYKGYYYMYATDASYGNEHEGHGHFQGKRSKDLVNWEWIGGPFYDPPTWVADSLNAIRQRMDLDPIEKDKINYGYWAPVVRRVNVGGEERLRMYYCIIIDNYIKSGKANTNANFDGSWTERAFIGMCESTDPEGAVWVDKGYVTCSSSDRGLNYNRASLNDWNGYFYYNAIDPTYIVSHDNKHYLIYGSWHSGFALLELDAQTGKPVKVQGEPYAESASELEERYGQRVGTRTLSSRWQASEAPEVIYKDGYYYLFIAYDELSVAYNTRVVRSQSIDGPYYDITGRNFTNGEGDTYPIVTHPYRFKDHPGWVGISHCCIFKKEGSDEWFYMSQGRLPANAYGNPYSNAIMMGHVRRIVWCPASLEEPDNLWPIVLPERYAAVPDYGVITKDTLVGRWEHINLQYSPKNQNTSTILNLNVDGTMSGALSGTWSYDENKKLLRLGDVMVCVERELDWEANPRIPTIVYAGTGKNLNATYWGKKVE, from the coding sequence ATGAAAAAGAGATTTGTATTGATACTTATGGGTGGATTAATCACCTTCTCATTAGCTGGTTGCAAAGATGATAAGGATGATCCGGGAAAGGGGAAACCTCATGAGGGGGAATCCGAATGGACGGCACCGGACTATGCTGATGATTATTCCCCTATTTCCTCATGGACTCACAGAAGCAAATGGAACCTGGCAAATGTCCATGATCCTTCGGTAGCTTTCTACAAGGGCTATTATTATATGTACGCAACCGATGCGTCTTATGGTAACGAACACGAAGGGCATGGTCACTTTCAGGGCAAGCGTTCCAAAGACCTGGTCAACTGGGAATGGATTGGAGGCCCCTTCTATGACCCGCCAACATGGGTAGCTGACTCACTCAACGCCATCAGGCAACGTATGGATCTTGACCCTATTGAAAAGGACAAAATCAATTACGGCTACTGGGCACCGGTCGTGAGACGAGTAAATGTAGGTGGGGAAGAAAGGCTACGTATGTACTACTGTATTATTATCGACAACTATATTAAGAGTGGAAAGGCCAATACAAATGCCAACTTCGACGGAAGCTGGACTGAACGGGCTTTTATTGGCATGTGCGAATCAACTGACCCGGAAGGAGCCGTTTGGGTTGACAAAGGCTATGTTACCTGTTCTTCTTCAGATAGAGGTCTAAACTACAATCGTGCAAGTCTCAATGACTGGAACGGATATTTCTACTACAACGCAATCGACCCCACTTACATAGTGAGCCATGACAATAAGCACTACCTCATTTACGGTTCATGGCACAGCGGTTTTGCCCTTCTTGAGCTAGACGCCCAAACCGGCAAACCTGTAAAGGTGCAGGGAGAACCGTATGCCGAAAGTGCATCTGAACTGGAAGAAAGGTATGGACAAAGGGTTGGTACCCGTACACTCAGTTCCCGCTGGCAGGCCAGTGAAGCTCCTGAAGTAATCTATAAGGATGGTTACTATTATCTGTTTATTGCCTATGATGAACTTTCAGTAGCCTATAATACCCGTGTAGTAAGGAGTCAGAGTATCGACGGTCCCTATTATGATATTACAGGACGCAACTTCACTAATGGCGAAGGAGATACATATCCTATCGTAACTCACCCCTACAGGTTTAAAGATCATCCCGGATGGGTAGGAATATCCCACTGTTGTATCTTTAAAAAGGAAGGCTCCGATGAGTGGTTTTATATGTCACAGGGACGTCTTCCCGCCAATGCTTATGGTAATCCATATAGCAATGCTATCATGATGGGGCATGTTCGCCGTATTGTGTGGTGTCCTGCTTCTCTGGAAGAACCCGACAATCTTTGGCCGATAGTATTGCCAGAACGGTATGCAGCGGTGCCAGATTATGGCGTTATCACAAAGGATACTCTGGTTGGAAGGTGGGAACATATCAATCTCCAATACAGTCCGAAAAATCAAAACACATCGACAATACTGAATCTGAATGTAGATGGAACTATGTCCGGAGCTCTAAGTGGTACCTGGAGCTATGATGAAAACAAGAAACTTCTCAGGCTGGGAGATGTAATGGTCTGTGTGGAAAGGGAACTGGACTGGGAAGCAAATCCAAGAATACCAACAATTGTATATGCAGGTACGGGCAAGAATCTGAATGCCACTTACTGGGGTAAAAAAGTTGAGTAG
- a CDS encoding RagB/SusD family nutrient uptake outer membrane protein: MKKLNIFLTAFALLTGFSSCENELDVVNTNNQTTYEFGNNISDLQEAVIACYNRIRLEGTFARVGYTMDAVRGDEVWNSSQQWYLEYDNLNSPGTIDIGDQWIWRDWYHVINRANFILSKVDKVSMPEKTYNQIAGQAYFLRGLAYYYLATYYQTVPLITDYSDYIDMNSLYAANVTQDEVLDQVESDLGKAMTMLPSRDEGGEWAKGRATSGSAAGYMARALMFRHKFADAYEILKDIIAGEYGHYDLMPDYGANFMEGPENENNIESLFEVQFMDFGTGGTDQEWTPVNISPQSTQGHAVESNYASQEYGSWGDLAGSPWLYNLYKKERTTDNRLDPRLYWTLVTYEPEYDSYTGLTTAAYPDGDPRKNVVYKASVTRTPLSNTAQGGISIAKFTYARADKTEAVTTGLHCGINIRLMRYSDVLLRAAECENELHGPTQIAIDYINQVRERVALPPLQLDDFPTADHLFEQIANVERPKEFGCENGRGIDLLRWGFFYDEGRLQQLRQHGFYRLPGTGEQPVAGTDELTEETATRSTYDSYYKGHEYFPIFQGTLNANPKLTGNSANKSSDNSTSFKERYNIRPVVNLND, translated from the coding sequence ATGAAAAAACTAAATATTTTCCTGACAGCATTTGCGCTCCTGACAGGTTTCAGCTCATGCGAGAATGAGCTTGATGTTGTCAATACAAACAACCAGACGACCTATGAGTTCGGAAATAATATATCCGACCTGCAGGAAGCCGTTATTGCGTGCTACAATCGTATCCGCCTTGAGGGAACATTTGCACGTGTGGGTTATACAATGGACGCTGTTCGCGGTGACGAAGTATGGAACTCCTCTCAACAATGGTACCTTGAATATGATAACCTAAACTCTCCTGGAACTATTGATATAGGTGACCAATGGATCTGGAGGGACTGGTATCATGTAATTAATCGGGCAAACTTTATCCTATCAAAGGTTGACAAAGTCTCTATGCCGGAAAAAACCTACAATCAGATTGCAGGTCAGGCATATTTCCTGAGAGGACTTGCATATTACTACCTTGCAACATATTACCAGACTGTACCACTGATTACAGACTACTCTGATTATATAGATATGAACTCACTGTATGCAGCTAATGTAACACAGGACGAGGTCCTTGATCAGGTAGAATCTGACCTAGGTAAAGCAATGACAATGCTGCCCTCTCGTGATGAAGGTGGCGAATGGGCTAAGGGAAGAGCAACCAGTGGTTCCGCAGCCGGTTACATGGCCCGTGCTCTTATGTTCAGACATAAATTTGCTGATGCCTATGAGATACTTAAGGATATAATAGCAGGTGAATATGGACACTATGATTTGATGCCTGATTACGGCGCAAACTTTATGGAAGGCCCTGAAAACGAAAACAATATCGAAAGCCTTTTTGAAGTTCAGTTCATGGACTTTGGAACAGGAGGAACCGATCAGGAATGGACCCCTGTTAACATCAGCCCACAGTCTACTCAGGGCCATGCAGTTGAAAGTAATTACGCATCCCAGGAATATGGAAGTTGGGGAGACCTTGCAGGTTCTCCATGGCTGTACAATCTATACAAGAAGGAAAGAACTACAGACAACAGACTTGATCCCAGACTTTACTGGACACTTGTTACCTATGAACCAGAATATGACAGCTATACAGGTCTTACTACTGCAGCATATCCTGATGGAGACCCCAGAAAGAATGTTGTCTACAAGGCTTCTGTAACAAGAACTCCTTTGTCAAATACTGCTCAGGGAGGTATATCAATAGCAAAATTCACCTATGCAAGGGCCGATAAAACTGAAGCAGTTACCACTGGGCTTCACTGTGGTATCAACATAAGGCTTATGAGATACAGTGATGTTCTGCTAAGAGCTGCAGAATGTGAAAATGAACTTCATGGACCCACTCAGATTGCAATAGATTATATAAATCAGGTACGTGAAAGAGTGGCTCTGCCACCGCTGCAACTAGATGATTTCCCAACTGCAGATCACTTGTTTGAGCAAATAGCTAACGTTGAACGCCCAAAAGAATTTGGTTGCGAAAATGGACGTGGTATAGACCTGCTGCGCTGGGGCTTTTTCTATGACGAAGGTCGTCTCCAACAGCTGAGACAACATGGATTTTACAGACTGCCAGGAACTGGTGAACAACCTGTTGCAGGTACTGATGAGTTGACAGAGGAAACAGCAACCCGCTCTACTTACGACTCATATTACAAGGGGCACGAGTACTTCCCGATTTTCCAGGGAACCCTCAATGCTAATCCTAAACTGACAGGCAACTCAGCCAACAAAAGCTCTGACAACAGCACCAGCTTTAAAGAAAGATACAACATACGCCCTGTTGTTAACCTGAATGATTAA